The Macrobrachium nipponense isolate FS-2020 chromosome 7, ASM1510439v2, whole genome shotgun sequence DNA window GATCTACGGAAAATGCTTGGTATAAGGCCCCTGCTTCGACAAGCAAAGTCTCTTGTAAGGGCATACACTTCCAGCTCTCCTAAGCCATATACCGTTCCAGAGAGTGCTTGGGGGAAAAACAGGTATTTGGAACCTTTTGTGTATAGCTGCTATATATATGGTAACGAAGCGTCCAAGTATCCGGTCATTACATTTACCAATCAAAAATGTGTTACCCCACAACAGCCAGAGACACCTGAATCTTCATCACAGATGAAATACGACTGATCACTCGAAAGGCAACAGTGAGCCATTAAAAAACGTAttcatcatgcaagaaatcaggCTACGTTCATTGAATCGGGTGTtaggtaatcatatatataagattaaattaattaaagggcatcactccaacaacaacttgaaaagtctaagtatttccctggttctaactcatttcacgaaaaatgaaggaaaacagcacaattccACTCTATTTTCtatctaaataaattaaaataacatgTGGTCAGTAGATGAAACataagaattttaaatacaaaaaattatttttaaattcaaaatttataagtgaaattcacaatttcagggaaattttctattattacttgaaaacttcttctttgccttccgcttttcccatttctatgtggggtcgctgtttctagtcttccttctccatcttcctctgtcctatacatcttgttctcttagacccttttccttcatgtcattcaatactttatctttccacctgaactttggccttcccctccctcttctgccctccacctccatgttcataaccctctaacatacgtgttcatcttctctcctcatgacatgaccaaaccatttgagtcttctttcctgatttttttttttttttttttttttttttgtaacctcAATACTTTGACTGTCCCCCTGATCATTATTCCGATCTTATCTCTTTTTGTGACACCacacatccacctcagcattctcatctcggccacttccattcttctttcttgttctttctttattgaCCAAGTCTCTGCCCCACAAAGCATGGCTGGTCTAACtatgcttttataaaactttcctttaactttttgCACTGATCCTTCTGTCACAGAGTATCCCTGATGACTTTCTCCAATTCATCCATGCACACTGAATTCTATTACTGACTTCTGCATCCAGGTTTCCATTCTCACTCATAACAGAACCGTTTAATTAGTGCTTGAATTAattatcaagtaaaattaaatcaaaatgactTTATCAAAAAGATTAATTAATCAAGTCATTcatttcaagtaaaattcaaactattAAGCAACACTTaacatttgaaaagaaatctaagtaaatgcagattaattcacaagtgttaaattaaatcaaatatgtaatactgaatcattaaaaaaaacctttaagttaatcaaacaaattgtgaatgcaaaacagAACACACACTGTATAAGAGTattaaattcaccaccaaaatgaGGAAAAACTAAGAAATGGTatcacacacaacatatatgaataacactTCAAAACACTGGATAAATGCGCAAAAAATCACCAATACCAAAATGTGAAAGAGTTGGAATAAATTTACCCAACCaatgtaaatatgatttttaagTGCATTTAAAACTTGTTATAACACATTACTTTGGTATACCAATTctatttctttctgctgcagcctcCAAAATTCACTCTCTTATTTcaaaaggcgccgttacaaaacacTGTCTGTTTAGATTCCACTATGCTATTAAGAAATTAGATCAATCttaaagttacgagtgaccattaagtacaaaatctttgtgttaatgtaaaaatcataattctctctgtcaaggagagagagagagagagagagagagagagtacaaccaACGCGAACTGTGTCTAATATCagaatgccctctctctctctctcgatgaggcACTGCTTTGATTTTAAAGATTCCCTTTCGaaacgaaaaatagagagaaaggggGATTACAGTCATACATAATCTTGAACATTACACGGTTTCAGAGCATAACATTTTCTTAACATGAAAGATATGATTATTTAAATACGATTGCAAGCATCGAGCGTCGTCATTTccgtgagtgacgtcacaaacacTTCCACTCAGTAATTAAAGTACTTACGaatcaacaaattctcttttgacaaatcgagagagatGAGTTAATATATCAGAAGTGTTAAACAGTTTCATAACAAAAGAATCTCTAAATACTAAAATGAAATGGAAGAACACATACGTAAGTCAAACGTCTCAGAGAGGTCTAGAAAGGTTTTACGAAAGTTGATGCAATTGGTCTCATGGTTCTGAATATGAATCAAGACAATGGCTGTGTCTCATACAGGACAGACTCAGCCATAAGAATGAATAAGACAGGCGCCTTCAAGTGATGAATGATGCGTCCACCATCACAAACgaagctaatctctctctctcgctttttaccctatgttctttcttcactttaaattatgcttttgtgcattctgaacacacattatttgaacatattaactctaagctaacttaaatatggaatctgaacatattacacacactttacaacatttcatacaaTTACTGATGGGAAAATATGCATTGCAAAAGCAacagcataagaatatatatatatatatatatatatatatatatatatatatatatatatatatatatatatatatctatatatatatatatatatatatatatatatatgagatagagagagagagagagagagcttttttttttttttttttaccataaactgTCTTCTCTGCAGGGCAGCTAGATTAGAACTAGCGGCTGCTTACAGAACCTTGGACATTCTAGGCCTGAATGAAGGTGTATGTAACCATCTTAGCGTTGTGGCTCCTACTGCAGACGGCAAAGGGGAAGGGATGCTGGTTTTACCCTTCGGGCTCCACTGGAGCGAGGTGAGGAGAAGGAAGTATTCCTATCGCTAAGATCTGTGAAGTACGAGTGCCTGGTGATGTGCCAGAAATGAAATTTATAGATAAAATTGGCAACTGCCATAATTAGTTGAATTTAGATTACAGATCAACGTGTATTTTCAGTTTGCTGTAGTAAAATATTATCAGATATTCCTGGTTAACAAGAATGTCTAGAATGATTTGCATTAAGATTTCCTGCGCTAGTTAAAGAGGAAGTTAGCCCTGGTGAAAGAAGATTAATAAAGTAACAGGAAAAACTACCATATAACAACCAGTCTGTGTTCCTATGATATATCTCGGGCTATCTGTTTGTCCTCCATTATTCTTAGGTAACAGCCAGCAACCTTGTTAGCGTTGAGTGCAAGGATGGTCAGTGTCGTCTTCATGAGGGAGATATGATGCCTGAGATCACAGCTTCCAGTATTCACCTGGGGATCCGCCAGATAAGACCTGATGCCACTGTCATCATGCACACTCATCAGCCTTATGCAACATCTTTAGGTGCGGTATCACataaagatttctttttataaatgtaaAGATATTTTAGATATACAAAAGTCTGTGTCATAACAGGACCGGAATGTAACTGTTCGAATATGGCTGTGTATGAGTGTTGCAAAGCCTTTCATTTAACTAAGTGTTCctttaattaaaaatgtttttgtattgtcTTTTAAAGCACGCAATTTTCATGGTCCTTTGAAATTCAGGAACTGATAAGCAAGACTTCATAGGTCTGTTAGCAACAAATACAAGTATGTGAGACCATATAGACAATGTACACGTCACGTGTGAACTTTgttactactgagagagagagagagagagagagagatttgcactACCTGGCCAATGTTATGGCCATTGTTCTTTCTATTTCAGTGCCAAGTAGCTGGTCttgaatagaaaatgaatgccgTGGTAGCACTTCCATGACTTTAGGTAAACCATGAACAAAAAAGAATACCTTGAAAGTAATGCCAGGAAAACAGGTATTTATTCTAAGCATAAGGTTCTTTTGCAGCCTGTATGAAACACCCTGAGGTTTTAATGGTGCATCAGAATTCCCTGAGGTTCTACAAAAGAATTGCCTACGACAACAACTACAGTGGCCTTGCGTTGGCTTTCGAGGAAGGCCGGAGGCTTGGGACGGTCTTAGGTAAGTCATGATAACAGATCTAAAGAGCCAATAGTAGTAAAATGACTCACGATGCTAGGCTAAACACTGACAATGGGACTTTTGTGTTGCTTCAAACTCAATAGAGTTGTCCACCTGGAAACCCAAAGATAGGTGAAGataaaataatagtattattaacaTACTGTTTCATAAGTATAAACCTTTTAGATATATTGTAAGGTACAACATTTAAATCAATGAAAACTATAATGTTCCCATTCAAGCAAACTGAACATGGTAAGTGTGACAGTTCTTAAAAGTTACAATCTGAGGAAGATGATTTCATGTGAGGTCACACGTATGTTCATTTAATATAGCTCTTGTGACAAACTCAGCTTTTAATAACGTTATAACGCCCTGGGATCTCTCAACTTGTTAAAGCATTTGAGTCCATCAGCTCCCCAGTTAATAACAGAACATTTGAAATACTATCGTTTATTGGTGAatgcaaggtcctttaaatacaCTCCGAGTAtctttaaaggaccttgggtgaATGCCTCTGGACATGTCGAATCTTTCGTCTCGTGCACCGGGTTATGTGGTGCTTGCAGGTGCTTCGAAGTCAGCGAAAGAAAGTTTCACAAGACTACATCTAGTACTTCAGTTCTTACCGTTGCAGCCTATAAGTGTTGTAATCTCCTTTTGAACAACTAGCTGTTCAACATTTTCCCGTTTGTTCACTTGGTGCAggtgtttttttaattattataattagcaCTACTGCAATGACCTTCTTAGCAATGGGTAACATGAAGAAGTACCACAGCTCACACGAAGCaagatattctttttatttgtaagtAAAAAGTATCATTCTAGATTTTGGGAGT harbors:
- the LOC135217765 gene encoding putative aldolase class 2 protein PA3430 → MLGIRPLLRQAKSLVRAYTSSSPKPYTVPESAWGKNRAARLELAAAYRTLDILGLNEGVCNHLSVVAPTADGKGEGMLVLPFGLHWSEVTASNLVSVECKDGQCRLHEGDMMPEITASSIHLGIRQIRPDATVIMHTHQPYATSLACMKHPEVLMVHQNSLRFYKRIAYDNNYSGLALAFEEGRRLGTVLGDKDVMFMGNHGVLVVASTISVAFDLLYFLERASQVQVLTEAMKKEVQLIPDEKCQAMSDDFWNSVQLYADAHFYAMYRRLRKTQPDFET